Genomic DNA from Danio rerio strain Tuebingen ecotype United States chromosome 5, GRCz12tu, whole genome shotgun sequence:
aaaaagtactttatattaaaatatgttttataattattttatttgaactatatgtaaaaaatctgaaaatgaaaactaaaatatcTGATTCAAACGACGaatagttatttaataataataataatgaacaaatgCTCACTTTAGCTGCTGTAGTTTAATGTCTGCTTGCACCTGGCACATAAAACAGCAGTCAAGCaaatctaaaactaaaaaaaaaaaacaaatataaaaaacctCAAGTCAATTTAAGGAACAAATCAAGAGCCTCGTAGCTTGACCCTGCATTTGGCTTGTGTGTAACAAGAACAGTCATTTCTGTTTCGCAGTGACAGAGATAAGACTTATCATTCTAGGGTTACATGGCCAAGAAGATCTGGAGCTTCACTGACAAATGCTTGACATGCTGTAGGCTTGCTTGAAGGATTTACACCATAATACAGCATCAGCCAGGCATATGCTCATGTAAATAAGTGCTAAATGTTGTGATTGTgacaaacacactgaaatctaTGTGTGATTTTTATCTCTTCTTTAAATTTTTCTGTGGCTGCTGCGGGTGACCTGGAAGATGTCCAGATGATGTGTGGCCACGGGACGCAGGGGGTCTGGATGTGTGGGATGAGGAGACGTGAGATTCAGGATTCTCTTCATTCACTCCTGAGAAAGAGTAGACACAAAGCGACCTTTAACTGCTTATATAGAGAAACAGGGGCATGTTGATTTAAGACTGTGGCCCGTTGTCTAAGCAAAGCACATTGACACTTCAACATTAACGGAAAGTTTCCCTGCATCGGTTCCAAGCTGCTGTCTAGTGCATTGACTGATGGGAGCTGTGACCCATCCTGTGTGCTCTCACCCAAATCTGAGATGCTGTTTCTGCGTTGCTCTCCAGCTTTTCTTGCCTGCTCCAAGTCACTGGCTGCTTTTAAGGCTGCAAGTTTGTTCTTTTTCTTGTTTTCCTCATTTTGCTGTCAATACAAAATTGGATATATGACTAAACATGACCTGCTGATTTTTTAACAGTAGCAAAGAGATCAAAGTTCAGcgcttcaatttatttatttatatattagtgCTGGGTCAAGATTAATTCCgattaattacatccaaaatataagtttgttttggcataatatgtgtgtgtatgtgttttaaatattttgaggtcagaattacaagtccccttgtttatttttcccctatttctgtttaacggagagattttttcaacatgatagttttaataactgatttattttatctttgccaggatgacagcAGCCTGTTTTTGAGAGCTTAATAAGATGTTTGGCAACTTGTCTGTGCAGCTGAGAATCAAAGTAGTCAGTTTGATTCACACTTCTTGGAAAATTATTGGTGTATCAGAACAGATGTCACTGCAGCATATTTATCAACATGACACATTACAACATGCTAAACAAATCGATTTGGACTTATCACATGTTCTGCATAAAGAGTATTAGTTGTTACCTTCAGGGAAAAGGTTCAAAGTACCTTGCTGTAGAATAAACAGATATAAAAGCTCTTTGTACCCTGTGAGTGTTAAGCTATTAAATAGTGGTAGTTTTGACTGAGAGTATctctgtttttctttatttatgtgtatgtatggAGGTGGGTATCCAACTTTTTGGGGGTGGGggtaaagatttatttatttatatacttatctGTTTTTTGTAAGTTTGTATTAGTTttctatttacagttgaagtcagaatgattagcccccctctattattagcccccctgtttattttttccccaatttctgtttaacggagagaagatttttttcaacacatttctaaacttaatacttttaataactcatctcaaataactgatttattttatctttgccatgattacagtaaataatatactaggtttattaggttaactaggcaggttagggtaaaacaatggtttgttctgtagccttaCTAGCCGATCAAAACatttattgcttaaaggggctaatatatttgaccttaaaatggtttttaaaaaaatttaaaactgcttttattctagccaacataaaacaaataagaccttctccagaagaaaaaatattatcagacatactgtgaaaatttccttgctctgttaaacatcatttgggaaatattcattaattcattttcttttcggctcagtcccttaatAACGGGTATAAGTGTATGTCCTTGGAatgtggcggaaaccggagcaccagtagAAAAaacacgccaacactgggagaacatgcaaactccaaaaagaaatggcaactgatccagtgaccttcttgttgtgaggcgatcgagctacccactgcgccaccatgatgcccaattgggaaataattaaaagagaaaattcaaatggaggctaataattctgacttcaactgtatgtgtgatacagaaacatacatataaataaagcaatacaaaagatttttacatagatatttaaattgaTATATAACTTGTATCCTATACATATTTCCATATATTTTatatctgaatataaaacaattctcaaatatatgcatgcatgtgtatttATCTATACAAAATGAAttaacacagcacacacacacatatgttatgtcaaaacaaacttttactttggatgcgattaatcatgaTTGATTTTTTCCCAGCACTTACATAAATCTGTATTTAGATCAGAGaggcccaaagtagggcccacgggccaaagttggcccattgtaacctttgacttGGCCCACCATTCCATTTGAAAACAGAGTGAGAAGGATGGAGAGGGATGGGGCCAGCGCCTTTAaaagagatcatcatttctaatttgacgtaacctctttttgtatgtttgtttgttttattacttaactacaataaaagcaaactgaaataaaatgttttaattaaattatgtatttatatatttatttttaaaaatgtaaataatttcacTCGActgatagaggactatgcagaagacatcagtgGGCAAACCAAGACAAAAtagtgtaactccattctgtcataaattagattgtttttgtttttacagcaataagttcattatataatgtaaaaaatgtgctgtatTGGTTAATATAAAGCAACGTTTTcgagttatttttaaatgttatttaataaattaggaaattacagaGGAGAACTATAGTTAAATTcggcccaccaccctcaatcaagtttggtttcaGGCTCTTCATaataaaaagtttgggcacccctgatttagataataaattataataaatatcgttcaacaaaaaatgtgtttgaaatcaGAATTTGCATCTTAATGTTAGTGCTTCCACCTAGTGGTGCGTTTACAAAAGTTCATCTTCTAATATTTTCCCGTTTGAAATCTAAGGTTTGAACTTACTGCTTGAAGTTTCTTTTTCAGCTCCATGTTTACTCTTTTATACGTTTTCGAAGTGGACTGCAGGTAATATATTGCGAGActaaaatgagagaaaaaagTACATATTCAATGGCACATTTTTACAGGAGTATACAGGTGTAATTATTTCACTTACACCAAAAGAAGAAGAAACGGCAGCACCAGACCGGGGTTTGAGGCATAACTGAACACTTTACTGAACCAGGCAGGGAAATCTGTCTCCAGAGTCTCCTGGATCACATCAAACATGCGGGGTTTCCCACTGCAAGAACATACAAGATCAGTTTGCCCAAAAAACCTTTAAAGAACAACTAACCCTAATCCATTTGAATTATGTAAATGGACaccattttatattattattattattattattataattaaggcTTTTCTAATAacgctaataataaataattattacattaatcTACCACTTCTTTTAGCTAATTAATTGAATACAAAAATCTAATTTTGCCATTGATTTTCATAGCCTACcccaaaaaagtaaacaaaaaatcaATTGAAAGATTTAAgggaatgaaatatatatatataatctactAAATGATTTAGTGATGGTTTTATGTGTTTTGAATGAGCGAAAACTGAACTAGCTTAAAATGAAAGGGAATTTTTTGTAATCCCGTCTAAATCCAAAGCACAAAATCCTAAATTTAGCAAGGGGgaaaattatcattcattcattctccttcagcttagtccctttattaatgtggggtgaCCAAAACGAAATGAACCCCCAAcctatccagcatctgttttaaacagtggatgctcttccagctgctacccagtactgggaaacacccatacacactcacatgcacacgtAGCACGTCTTTGGGCTGGGTGGGAAttcggggcacccggaggaaacccatgcaaacatggggagaacgtgcaaacttcaCACGGAAATGCGAACtgagccagccgggactcgaaccagcgactttcttgctatgAGAAAAcggcgctaaccactgagccaccgtgacacccgaaaaattctaatttaaaatgaaaatctttctcttttgtaataacttattttaaactattacaaaaaCCTAAAATTACTTGAAGCAAAAAAAACACTTCTCAGAAGAGCATAGGTCTACGTCAAATATGTTCACATGTTTAACTCGTTATAACTAGCATGAAAAACAACAATCATGCAAGTCTATAAAATCTATCTTCAATCTATCTAACCTTAAATATATCAACATATAAAACATGAGTTAACGCGACATAGACAAATATGTAACATACccattataattatttctttctttatatttaaatattttttcctgtTCTCCATGCTACACATGTATTTGtaaatcataaaataattttaaaaactatataataataattaatataaataacaatagttaatagttttatatatataatagttttttatatatatatatatatatatacacttgccCTCTACTGCACCCTAGTGTTAAGATTTACCGATTGCAAAACTTGGAAATGGAAACATCCCTCAACTTCTTATTCATCACCAGTAActctaaactttaaaataattgatgTGTTTGAAATGACCAATATGTCAAACACTACTTTCCTAATGCATATAAACTAATTGATTTCAGAACCTGAAGGGCCCGCAGTCGAAGGAGGGAGGAATGGAGACAATGGTGTATATGGCTGGTAATGTAGAGAGAAAAAGAATGACCAGAAGCATGGCCATGTAGAAGTTATTGGAGCCTGAAGCTTTGAAGACGCGTTCCTGAGGCACATTACAGCACATCACTGCCCAACACTGCAGGTACATAGACACGTGAAGACGAAGAAGATTTAGTGCTGGAAGACATGGAGCGTAGAATGCACCCAtcctgaaacaaacacacagattaaCAAAGATTTGATTATATGCTggtttttatttctgaaaaaggAGAAAACAAATGCAACATAATATAAAGATAATTCTTACCAGATCATTCCCTGGTTAAAGATCAGCCCCAGAACATTCCCACTAACATCAAACTCTGAGTAGGATGGCTAATGAAGAAAGCAAATGTAATTATGGAAGCCGTGATGCATATGTTGCTATGTGTGGTGGACACTCACTCACAAAGCCATACTCCAGATCCCAGCACCAGCAGTTGTTCAGGAATCGCACCAGTACGGCACGCATGAAATCCCCAATCAGCAGAGTGATGTAAGTCGTCATTGTGTCAGAAATGATAAGACGAACAAACTCCTGTAGAAATAAGAGATGTTAATgcaaatggatagttcacccaaaaattaaaaggtactcaccatttactcaccctcaaaacCTTGTGAATTAATTTTTTCTgctgttgttgaacacaaaagaagatattttaaagaatgttggaacgCTTTTTTTACatcacatgaaaaaaaatatgaaagtcaAAGGCAGTTTTGAAAACTggttatcttcttttgtgttcaacagatgaagaaaacttaaacaggtttggaacaattgGAGGGTCAaaggtttttatttgtttttattttaaaactttatttttgccTGTGTTTCAAACTTGTATTATTTGGTAACATGTATACTCAACGCTTGATCagtttaaaaatgctttaaattagatttgaatgtacctaaatttgtgaatataaacacaagcacaaatttatttttaaaatagcatgATTTTGCTAAACAAAATCAATTTGCTGTTCAATTTTGGGGAGAGTTTCTGAAACCTCTTTGTTCAGACATTGTTTTTGCAATTACATTCAGTGACACTAGATGTGCAGTAAGGTCCCATGGCCGACCTAAAGGTTTACCCTTCAGAGTGACAGCTTCGAATGGATTTTTGCATAGGGATAAGCATTTCTGAATGGAACACAATGTGCGACACCAAACAACTTTCCTGCACAAAGGTTCATGGGGGCCCGAAGTGTCTATCCGTTGTGCCTTTAGAAATCTTTAATCTTCAGTTTTAAGTCATAATTGTTTTTActcctaatgccgagttcagactgcatgattttagccctgattttgacttgcCGACAGGTTCTGAgaaaaatcgcagacaaatgcctgaaattgcaggcaaatcggtgctcattcACAGTATGATCTATCAAGGACGTGATATGAGAGAATCACAGATGAGTCGCCGACACCCGTGAGATATATGGCATGCGTAATATCTGaaggcgattcaaatcatgcggtgcgaaatgagttttgactgaaaataacatttgCGATCACCTACAGCAAATAAGAGAGCAGCCTTCACTAGTGTGGGTGCCTGCAGGTCAGCGGGAGAATGGGAGAGAAGTTAAAAgcactcattttcagtttatttggacccaagaagtGGAGAAAAAACTCATGTAAAAGTCAACGCGATCCACTAAGGTTCAAACCgggcatcagaatgtggaagaagGGCTATCTGAGTGACTTTGTGGGTTTGCTGGTGTCAAACAgactgatctgagtatttcaaaaactggtGGGATTCACACTGTACAACCATCTACAATGTTATCAAAGCTAGTAATCATCGTCTGTTAACATACAACACATAAAagcttgaagcagatgagctacagcagcagagaaGAGCACAGTGGTGCCATCCTGTCagataaaaacagcaaaataggACAATAATTTTCTTAAGCTCTCAAAAAACGGACAGaaaaagactgtaaaaaatatcatctggtctgatgagtctcaatttccaGCAGGATTCacatgaggaaatgtaactactTTACGCACAtatcagaaaagtggctaatttgcaCGAAATCATACAATTTTATTTGTATGAAAACATATACGTTTTTTAAGGAGGTGCGCCCCCAAACCACTGGAGGATGACCATAGAGATCATAGAAAGTAACATGAATTAgtcacaaaaaatctaaatattttaaaattcaccAACATCTCTTTGAGTTATGCCTTGCCAAGTTTTGCTTTGTTGCTTGTTATTTGGTACTTTTCAAAGCTGCTTCGGGACATATTGTGTTCAAGTTTTTGAAAAGAGCAATACAATTAaatctgaactgaactgaagcaCTCTTCTCAATTACCTGTCCCACCATGGTCTCCCAGCAAGGCCCTCTGGGAACATCAGCAGGGTGCACAGTGAGCGGAGGAGCAGTCGAGTTGTCTGGCACAGTCCCATTGTACAAGTTGGCCTGCCAGATTGTCATATTCTTCTTCACAATCTCCTCTTCTGCCCTCTTGAAAATTGACAGTTAGGAGGATAAATCACCCTCATAAGAAGATGATTCATTTAACACAGATTCTGTAGGATCTAGTATTCTGTACAAAAGACAGACTGAAGATGAGACTGTGAGTGCTTTGTTAAATGAAGCTGTACCTTTAGTTGGATGGCATCCATGAGGGCGATGATAAAAGTGTACAGGTTCCCCAAAAAAAGAGCAAAGATGCGTCCCAGCTGCCACTGGAGGGCAATGCGTGGGTGATAGTTCTCCAAAGTGCTGATCACATCGAACAGCATCGGGCAGAACATTCCCAACAGAGACATCACCATGTTGACCTGAGGGTTAATGCACAAGTTATTTCTTTGCCGTTGAAGCAGAGGATTACCATCGTGCTCTGCTTCACAGGTCTCACCTCATTTCTCTCCCACCAGCCGTAGTTCTCCAGGCCCTCCAGTGCAAACTTCTGAGACCTGCGTACTACAAAGTAGATCAAGTACCCGCTCCCTGCCAGACAGCAGAGCACCAGGAAGTTGGCCAGCACTCTGAGGAATCTTGTCAGGTGGATGTTGTCATCTTTTCTGCTCTCTTGCTCCTCCACAATAGCCTCCTGTTAAATTGCTGAATTTATTATGAAGCCAAGAGAGGCGAAATTAAAGTGGCTGCCTCAGTTCTTGTATTATCAACACAGGCTCAATGGGAAAATGTGCCATGGTGTACATTCATGGGAACCAAGAAATATGTGCTTGCGGTAACATATACcagtattttatgtaaaaaacaaacaccaaAGGGCAGTatggctgactgcttacctccatatggacaccTTTTCTGATGTGActggtttgctcagtagctcattGCGAATGGTGCTCGACTTGGGAGGCGGAAAAGTGCAGATCAGATGGATTTTTCCAGAAACCAGGAAAAAAGAAACCCAAAAACCCAGAAAActcttgggtttagggaaggagtgtTCTGGTCAGTTATGATTGAGAAGGATGTTAATATGTGCAGAAATAtatacagtggcctctggtggatttacgagaaatGGCACATATAAAAAACATGCACCAGTAACATTTTTGAGACTGTCAAAAATGTACATGGCGCCCTCTATTGGActtctgaaaacaaaaactgcaagaaaaagTGGTCCAGGGTAAAATATTtgtcagttctcaaaaatgtactCCTGGGCAcacatttccaatgagcctggattAAGTACTTTTTATTGGAGAAATATACTATGTCCAACTAATTATGagataaaatgtgaaataataatgttaataaaacaaactATTATGACAAAAATTCATCTTGgaaaatcaaaatgtttttttttttttttacataataatgaCTCATTATCTAATTGTTCCAAACTTTTACCACAATTTAAACACTGTGTTTGCaatcactgaaataaatttgaacagtttttatatttaatattatttaatttggaGAGAATAATAGACTTCTAGCAAAGGAGCAATTTCTGCCAGTGCTTTTttgattgtatatattttttagagttttatttcaaataataagaCTTGTTCATTATTCGCCGAATGGACCTCTTGAAAGCATAAAGAAAATTAAGAAAACCAGACCTTAAAGCTGGTGGTGATGGAAGCAAACTTGTTGTCTGCTGTCTCAGGGTTTCCAATAAGGTAATCCCAGCTTGTGAATGTCTTCCAGCTGAAATTAAAGCTGGTATCATCTCCGCCACCTTCTTCATTTGCGTTGCGGGCCATGCTGTTGGGCAAGAATTTGCTTTTACATTCATGTACTAAGAGGTAAAAAGTATGCTTATGGACATATATGGACATGAAAAGTAGAAACACTAAATccataaaacaacagaaaaaagtaGTGGCAATTCATTATCATagttttgtactgtaatttacatACCTGACCTAGACAGTATATCATTTTAATTAGGTTGCATAAAAAGTACCAAAAGCACCAAAAGTTGATGTACCAGACATCAAGGTTCCATAAACCAATATAATAGTGTAAATacaccaaaaaaacaaaagctttaCATGCTTAATGTTCAAATATACCCATACAACTGTTAACTAACAGATACGTTTACAATGAAGATTAAACATAGAGCAGACTGTCCTGACTCACGTCCTGATCACCACCATGTAGCTGTAGGCCACTGTGCCCACTCCAACCAGGAAGTAGGACAGTGGCATGCGAAACTTCAGCCACCCAATGGCCCGCTGGCTGTTATAGTAGCCATAGAAGAGGACAGAGTACTTAGCATAGccctataaaaaaaaataaataaataaataaataaaaaaccccGATGTAGAGTATGATCCAAGAtctactgttttatttattatgtgtagTATCTATAAGCTGcataattttgtcattttaataaagtctCTTATGCTTTTAtggcttacatttttaaattcaaaagtaataaatttttataaaaatcctcaaataacagataaatattgttattattaatgttaaaattcAGTTGTGTCTATTTTTTGAGTAACTGTATTATTTGTGTTTGTCTGTATTCTTTGATGAATTTAACTTTCAAAAggataggattttttttattcatttgtagcCGTTTTTTATGTAACATTTAATCAATTAAATCCATCCTTGCTGACTTTATAGTAATAAACCATTATTACAGTTTGAATTGTATCCTAATATATAATCGATTTCTTTACCCCAAAATCCCATAAGACTGCAAAATTCATAGCACTGGCCTCTTCCTCTCTGGGCACTGTTTTCCTTGGTAAACTGCCATATGGTTTTCCCATAAGAGCCtagacagtaaataaaaaaaaaagtaaagacatCCAAGAAAGTTTGGTTGTATTATGCATATGGAAATAAATAAAGtggtgtaaattattattattattgttgttgttgttcttaataataataataataataataataagaatacattttatttatgatgcACTTTTTCTAATCTCCAAGCGCTACaagacataaaataacaaaaaaaaaaaaaaaaatgcagagaaTTACAAGCTTGCCTAAGATCCCAATGATAAGACAGAAGTAGATAAAcaccaaaataataaaacaataaaaaataaataaacaacatgctACAAACTGCATAAAAGTTTCAGTGATGATCACAAATTAAatgctttgctaaaaagataTGTCTTAAGAAGCTACTCATTCCTGATGATTATGGCTAATGTATTCCATAATTTAGGCGCACAGTAAGAAAAAACCCTACCTCCCATTTATCTACAGCACAGCGTAGATAAAGTCCACATGCAGAACGAAGACAGTGAGTAGGTGTAGAAAAACTCATCAGATCACGAATGTAATCTGGAGTTAACCCATTGACTGCTATTCATATATTATGTAATTTAAACCTTTGCAGAATCTGATATATTTCTCACCTCTGGAACCATGACCAGCCCAAATGTTAGTCCAAACAAAATCATATTGATGCCATACATCCACCTCAAGAATATGAAGTATGAAGCCACCGAAGAGCCAAAATGGCctaaaaaaagattttcaaaaatattaacgtagagtttaaaaaaaataacacagaaagaaaaagaaggaAGCTAAAACTGAGAATTGTCATACTTTcgatttcttttatcttcatCTCCCACGGGATGCAGGCAGTCTTGAAGTTCTCAAAATCACGCTGAAACTTCATCCATTTCTTAGAGTACAAAAAGATAAATAATGATCCCTCTGAAGCTGTCAGACCAATTCATACTCGGATCCATACTCCACATACTCATATCTCCTCACCTTCATCATCATGACCTTGTAGGCATAAAGTTTCCTGCCTTTGCCTTTCCCCAAAGCACCTTCATATTTCTCCACAAACTCCTGCGACTCCCTGAGACAGAcaaaaaacgttcg
This window encodes:
- the tmc1 gene encoding transmembrane channel-like protein 1 isoform X2, which produces MLVKSELFMHATHHRQALFSQAMVYCCDIIIITHTHTQAHGQPHARLLRRRMPRHKLIASESDVSIEVDEGKDKESCVYYVEVEENCERGKIKQASRDGKRRRERNGETRRKASEKRTNEGESKKAEKKHEKGHRTARKAVEKHGKRQRRKNADEEDAEDKSSTEKKNMKNEKNKTLKLEEEKEKDVRKKKRKHVKNEEDETNHEKTKQHLKEEKRRKKRKKPETTSESESKSESESASESESKNSPAVGVLGSLTPEELENLKEAVEERKKLITQLKGKPWPMRRKLVVLRESQEFVEKYEGALGKGKGRKLYAYKVMMMKKWMKFQRDFENFKTACIPWEMKIKEIESHFGSSVASYFIFLRWMYGINMILFGLTFGLVMVPEALMGKPYGSLPRKTVPREEEASAMNFAVLWDFGGYAKYSVLFYGYYNSQRAIGWLKFRMPLSYFLVGVGTVAYSYMVVIRTMARNANEEGGGDDTSFNFSWKTFTSWDYLIGNPETADNKFASITTSFKEAIVEEQESRKDDNIHLTRFLRVLANFLVLCCLAGSGYLIYFVVRRSQKFALEGLENYGWWERNEVNMVMSLLGMFCPMLFDVISTLENYHPRIALQWQLGRIFALFLGNLYTFIIALMDAIQLKRAEEEIVKKNMTIWQANLYNGTVPDNSTAPPLTVHPADVPRGPCWETMVGQEFVRLIISDTMTTYITLLIGDFMRAVLVRFLNNCWCWDLEYGFPSYSEFDVSGNVLGLIFNQGMIWMGAFYAPCLPALNLLRLHVSMYLQCWAVMCCNVPQERVFKASGSNNFYMAMLLVILFLSTLPAIYTIVSIPPSFDCGPFSGKPRMFDVIQETLETDFPAWFSKVFSYASNPGLVLPFLLLLVLAIYYLQSTSKTYKRVNMELKKKLQAQNEENKKKNKLAALKAASDLEQARKAGEQRRNSISDLGVNEENPESHVSSSHTSRPPASRGHTSSGHLPGHPQQPQKNLKKR
- the tmc1 gene encoding transmembrane channel-like protein 1 isoform X3, which translates into the protein MKWRRLIGKRIIKKTCSCSESESKSESESASESESKNSPAVGVLGSLTPEELENLKEAVEERKKLITQLKGKPWPMRRKLVVLRESQEFVEKYEGALGKGKGRKLYAYKVMMMKKWMKFQRDFENFKTACIPWEMKIKEIESHFGSSVASYFIFLRWMYGINMILFGLTFGLVMVPEALMGKPYGSLPRKTVPREEEASAMNFAVLWDFGGYAKYSVLFYGYYNSQRAIGWLKFRMPLSYFLVGVGTVAYSYMVVIRTMARNANEEGGGDDTSFNFSWKTFTSWDYLIGNPETADNKFASITTSFKEAIVEEQESRKDDNIHLTRFLRVLANFLVLCCLAGSGYLIYFVVRRSQKFALEGLENYGWWERNEVNMVMSLLGMFCPMLFDVISTLENYHPRIALQWQLGRIFALFLGNLYTFIIALMDAIQLKRAEEEIVKKNMTIWQANLYNGTVPDNSTAPPLTVHPADVPRGPCWETMVGQEFVRLIISDTMTTYITLLIGDFMRAVLVRFLNNCWCWDLEYGFPSYSEFDVSGNVLGLIFNQGMIWMGAFYAPCLPALNLLRLHVSMYLQCWAVMCCNVPQERVFKASGSNNFYMAMLLVILFLSTLPAIYTIVSIPPSFDCGPFSGKPRMFDVIQETLETDFPAWFSKVFSYASNPGLVLPFLLLLVLAIYYLQSTSKTYKRVNMELKKKLQAQNEENKKKNKLAALKAASDLEQARKAGEQRRNSISDLGVNEENPESHVSSSHTSRPPASRGHTSSGHLPGHPQQPQKNLKKR
- the tmc1 gene encoding transmembrane channel-like protein 1 isoform X1, coding for METFNRKENHQEDLFLALFSQAMVYCCDIIIITHTHTQAHGQPHARLLRRRMPRHKLIASESDVSIEVDEGKDKESCVYYVEVEENCERGKIKQASRDGKRRRERNGETRRKASEKRTNEGESKKAEKKHEKGHRTARKAVEKHGKRQRRKNADEEDAEDKSSTEKKNMKNEKNKTLKLEEEKEKDVRKKKRKHVKNEEDETNHEKTKQHLKEEKRRKKRKKPETTSESESKSESESASESESKNSPAVGVLGSLTPEELENLKEAVEERKKLITQLKGKPWPMRRKLVVLRESQEFVEKYEGALGKGKGRKLYAYKVMMMKKWMKFQRDFENFKTACIPWEMKIKEIESHFGSSVASYFIFLRWMYGINMILFGLTFGLVMVPEALMGKPYGSLPRKTVPREEEASAMNFAVLWDFGGYAKYSVLFYGYYNSQRAIGWLKFRMPLSYFLVGVGTVAYSYMVVIRTMARNANEEGGGDDTSFNFSWKTFTSWDYLIGNPETADNKFASITTSFKEAIVEEQESRKDDNIHLTRFLRVLANFLVLCCLAGSGYLIYFVVRRSQKFALEGLENYGWWERNEVNMVMSLLGMFCPMLFDVISTLENYHPRIALQWQLGRIFALFLGNLYTFIIALMDAIQLKRAEEEIVKKNMTIWQANLYNGTVPDNSTAPPLTVHPADVPRGPCWETMVGQEFVRLIISDTMTTYITLLIGDFMRAVLVRFLNNCWCWDLEYGFPSYSEFDVSGNVLGLIFNQGMIWMGAFYAPCLPALNLLRLHVSMYLQCWAVMCCNVPQERVFKASGSNNFYMAMLLVILFLSTLPAIYTIVSIPPSFDCGPFSGKPRMFDVIQETLETDFPAWFSKVFSYASNPGLVLPFLLLLVLAIYYLQSTSKTYKRVNMELKKKLQAQNEENKKKNKLAALKAASDLEQARKAGEQRRNSISDLGVNEENPESHVSSSHTSRPPASRGHTSSGHLPGHPQQPQKNLKKR
- the tmc1 gene encoding transmembrane channel-like protein 1 (The RefSeq protein has 6 substitutions, 2 frameshifts compared to this genomic sequence), whose protein sequence is MLVKSELFMHATHHRQALFSQAMVYCCDIIIIIIIIIIIITHTHGQPHARLLRRRMPRHKLIASESDVSIEVDEGKDKESCVYYVEVEENCERGKIKQASRDGKRRRERNGETRRKASEKRTNEGESKKAEKKHEKGHRTARKAGEKHGKRQRRKNAGEEDAEDKSSKEKKNMKNEKNKTLKLEEEKEKDVRKKKRKHVKNEEDETNHEKTKQHLKEEKRRKKRKKPETTSESESKSESESASESESKNSPAVGVLGSLTPEELENLKEAVEERKKLITQLKGKPWPMRRKLVVLRESQEFVEKYEGALGKGKGRKLYAYKVMMMKKWMKFQRDFENFKTACIPWEMKIKEIESHFGSSVASYFIFLRWMYGINMILFGLTFGLVMVPEALMGKPYGSLPRKTVPREEEASAMNFAVLWDFGGYAKYSVLFYGYYNSQRAIGWLKFRMPLSYFLVGVGTVAYSYMVVIRTMARNANEEGGGDDTSFNFSWKTFTSWDYLIGNPETADNKFASITTSFKEAIVEEQESRKDDNIHLTRFLRVLANFLVLCCLAGSGYLIYFVVRRSQKFALEGLENYGWWERNEVNMVMSLLGMFCPMLFDVISTLENYHPRIALQWQLGRIFALFLGNLYTFIIALMDAIQLKRAEEEIVKKNMTIWQANLYNGTVPDNSTAPPLTVHPADVPRGPCWETMVGQEFVRLIISDTMTTYITLLIGDFMRAVLVRFLNNCWCWDLEYGFPSYSEFDVSGNVLGLIFNQGMIWMGAFYAPCLPALNLLRLHVSMYLQCWAVMCCNVPQERVFKASGSNNFYMAMLLVILFLSTLPAIYTIVSIPPSFDCGPFSGKPRMFDVIQETLETDFPAWFSKVFSYASNPGLVLPFLLLLVLAIYYLQSTSKTYKRVNMELKKKLQAQNEENKKKNKLAALKAASDLEQARKAGEQRRNSISDLGVNEENPESHVSSSHTSRPPASRGHTSSGHLPGHPQQPQKNSKKR